A genomic window from Methanobrevibacter sp. TLL-48-HuF1 includes:
- a CDS encoding very short patch repair endonuclease: protein MVGKFSKEVRSYNMSRIRSKDTKPEILVRSYLFSKGLRFRKNDKRYPGSPDVVLPKYKTIVFVHGCFWHLHEGCKYAAMPKSNVEFWEKKLYGNKERDERNKKELEELGWKVITVWECELKKDKIEQTLARLYTQITSEL, encoded by the coding sequence ATGGTCGGCAAATTTAGCAAAGAGGTCCGAAGTTATAACATGTCACGGATTCGGAGTAAAGACACCAAACCCGAAATTCTTGTCCGTAGCTATCTTTTCTCAAAAGGTCTTCGTTTTCGAAAAAATGATAAACGATATCCTGGAAGTCCTGATGTTGTACTGCCAAAATACAAGACAATTGTATTTGTTCATGGATGTTTCTGGCATCTCCATGAGGGGTGCAAATATGCAGCAATGCCGAAATCCAATGTTGAATTCTGGGAGAAGAAACTCTATGGAAACAAAGAACGGGATGAACGTAACAAAAAAGAACTGGAAGAACTGGGATGGAAGGTCATCACAGTGTGGGAATGTGAATTGAAAAAGGACAAAATTGAACAGACACTTGCGAGGTTATACACTCAAATAACCTCTGAACTGTAA
- a CDS encoding AAA family ATPase, with product MVDWAQFKINSYEKETTTFEEMIYLLFCSKYGREEGIFSYVNQPGIETEPIEIDGECIGFQAKYYTDRLSAHTKELIDTIETSKRRYPNLTKIEIYTNSQYGPGREKGTNKPKSQIKVENIAKANNIKIEWFVKSNLDEILALEKNKIIHDKFFGKEKSSLDYIIELNNYSESMFDSIENKIVYNENKEIKLDRNVYLQNISNALSEKNLLIISGKAGCGKSALVKEFHETKKSPFLMFKADDFEEDSIQDLYNRFNLTLGEFRDFYKDSNEKFIYIDSVEKISHLKNQRTIEEFLKLMVLDDWKIILTSRNDYSDILRNNLNINQGLKANEIKLPELTIDELEEIFRDHGLTIPVNSNIKNPLQNLFYLRLYLSNIKNINPDNNDELKNILWEIIIKQSYHQSDNHHEKREHCFLEFVKNRSINPHFKFKIDNICSEIINEFQRDGIIEMRYGRFFITHDVYEDWALEKIINNELITSNGDYTTFLNSISNSLKFNDAFRNWICNKLIDDYEEASELIDYIITNEKCDAALIDETILAVLQSNTFKSFLTKYKYLILKNDYIFERILYWLKTVFIIEDDSEFSKVIKETSNNTIYKPYGKNWKQFISFLYDNLEKITERQMEYIIPSLLYWNKHYPKGETTRYSSLIALKFYKEIEQINNHNYKQIKQDNISIILLGANEIKQELEEVLQKVISNNWKKRMDPYYDLSIRILSSTSGHICEVIPKLILKLAKTFWICNEEPDCYRSSDAELFSIDENTTFDYHYASAFETPIHLLLTVDSKSTIDFIIDFVNVTTENCAKNTFDNNRYSYYKPNVIKLNIDNKKVTQYISNSLWQCYRGTSSPVMPKLLESIHMALERFLLTECDKDNFEDVERIMKHILGNSKSASLTAVVNSITLAFPDKFFDIALILFKTIELFIYDTNRLLRERETKTLYGLASNITEKYMINERLSTINQKFRKNNLESLLLRYQYFSEEEIDDETFKQRLYSIQSVIDQHKKELKSKKLTKDEMDNYRILLSRNDRRNLSLKTEEKDNQILITFENNNLDEDLKEISDNSSKAFENYFRYVDLSLWANAKLKHEKLDEKQIKYENDLKLVLDKFKGLIDDLNNNKCYYEPSNTPLLIASCLLTFYSEQLNSDDEELCEEVILANIYELLFNEEYFYQISHELNTGINVMSIMFDMFPEDLELFMIILLLILFNDEIVYGTNHYCDFAIITLRKLYKIHPNYVNDILCCYSIYKQKFDDIYIPILKENRDYQIHNPFALAIKKFLEKYENELEDILKFNSIKIENLDLKPMNIIFQVIPIEITLDLHYEFIKDILPIFSKELFDNDSSLNDSEHFIPRYFFLNKLSLIILENKKYLNEFISPFLDNFLMNDGTVELLDAFCRNVNENTFNEFWDIWWMFLDKIKEKHATCREYNLEKVFKKFILNYQYKIDDELTHEVNELEKQFYGILCKEFSKYEIVLDLISKIVIKDKFILSGLNWLYNLLNENNFESIKKSTVTNLDNYIHQYILKNVEKIKINVQIQNKLSIIINLLISNNSSNAYRFNKWLLSIK from the coding sequence ATGGTTGATTGGGCACAATTTAAAATAAATAGTTATGAAAAAGAAACAACCACATTTGAGGAAATGATTTATTTATTATTCTGTTCAAAATATGGTCGTGAAGAAGGCATTTTTAGTTATGTTAATCAACCGGGCATTGAAACCGAACCCATTGAAATTGATGGAGAATGTATTGGTTTTCAAGCAAAATATTATACTGACAGATTATCTGCTCATACAAAAGAATTAATTGATACAATAGAAACTTCTAAAAGAAGATATCCCAATCTAACTAAAATTGAAATCTATACTAATTCTCAATATGGCCCAGGTAGAGAAAAAGGAACAAATAAACCTAAATCACAAATTAAAGTGGAAAACATTGCCAAAGCAAATAATATAAAAATAGAGTGGTTTGTTAAAAGTAATTTAGATGAAATTTTAGCTCTAGAAAAAAATAAGATAATTCACGATAAATTTTTTGGAAAAGAAAAATCATCTTTAGATTATATTATTGAATTAAATAACTATTCTGAATCCATGTTTGATTCAATTGAGAATAAAATAGTCTACAATGAAAATAAAGAAATAAAACTGGATAGAAACGTATATCTTCAAAATATAAGTAATGCATTATCTGAAAAAAATTTATTAATAATTAGTGGAAAAGCAGGTTGCGGCAAATCAGCTTTAGTAAAAGAATTTCATGAAACCAAAAAAAGTCCTTTTCTAATGTTTAAAGCTGATGATTTTGAGGAAGATTCCATTCAAGATTTGTATAACAGATTTAATTTAACATTAGGAGAATTTAGAGATTTTTATAAGGATTCAAATGAAAAATTTATTTACATAGACTCTGTGGAGAAGATATCTCATTTAAAAAATCAACGCACAATTGAAGAATTCTTAAAATTAATGGTACTGGATGATTGGAAAATTATTCTAACAAGTCGAAATGACTATTCAGACATACTAAGAAATAATTTAAATATTAATCAGGGTCTAAAAGCTAATGAAATTAAATTGCCTGAATTAACAATAGATGAATTGGAGGAAATTTTCAGAGACCATGGTCTGACAATACCTGTCAATAGCAATATAAAAAACCCTCTACAAAATTTATTTTATTTGAGGTTATATTTATCCAACATAAAGAACATTAATCCTGACAATAATGATGAATTAAAAAACATATTATGGGAAATTATCATTAAACAATCATACCACCAATCAGATAACCATCACGAAAAAAGAGAACATTGTTTTCTAGAATTTGTAAAAAATAGATCAATTAATCCTCACTTTAAATTCAAGATAGATAATATCTGTTCTGAAATTATAAATGAATTTCAAAGAGATGGAATTATCGAAATGAGATATGGCAGGTTTTTTATAACACATGATGTTTATGAAGATTGGGCTCTGGAAAAAATAATTAATAATGAATTAATAACATCAAATGGAGATTATACTACTTTTCTAAATAGCATCTCTAACTCATTAAAATTTAATGATGCATTTAGAAATTGGATATGTAATAAATTAATTGATGATTATGAAGAAGCTAGTGAACTGATAGATTATATTATAACCAATGAAAAATGCGATGCAGCTTTAATTGATGAAACCATATTAGCAGTACTGCAATCAAACACTTTTAAATCATTTTTGACTAAATATAAATATCTTATCTTAAAAAACGATTATATTTTTGAAAGGATATTATATTGGTTGAAAACTGTTTTTATAATTGAAGATGATTCAGAATTTTCAAAAGTAATAAAAGAAACATCTAACAATACTATTTATAAACCTTATGGGAAAAACTGGAAGCAATTTATCTCATTTTTATATGATAATCTTGAAAAAATAACAGAAAGACAAATGGAATACATCATCCCTTCATTGTTATATTGGAATAAACATTATCCTAAAGGTGAAACAACAAGATATTCTTCTTTAATTGCACTGAAATTCTATAAAGAAATAGAACAAATAAATAATCACAATTATAAACAAATTAAACAAGATAACATTTCAATTATTTTACTAGGAGCAAATGAAATTAAACAAGAATTAGAAGAAGTTTTACAAAAAGTTATTTCAAATAACTGGAAAAAAAGAATGGATCCATATTATGATTTGTCTATAAGAATTTTAAGTTCAACATCAGGACATATTTGTGAGGTCATACCAAAATTGATTCTAAAACTTGCAAAAACATTTTGGATATGCAATGAAGAGCCAGATTGTTACAGATCTAGTGATGCTGAACTTTTTTCAATCGATGAAAATACAACATTTGATTATCATTATGCAAGTGCTTTTGAAACACCAATTCACCTATTGTTAACAGTAGATTCTAAATCAACAATTGATTTTATAATTGATTTTGTGAATGTTACAACCGAAAATTGTGCTAAAAATACATTTGATAATAATAGATATAGCTATTATAAACCCAATGTAATTAAATTAAATATTGATAACAAAAAAGTAACCCAATATATTTCAAATTCACTGTGGCAATGTTATAGGGGCACTAGTTCACCAGTAATGCCAAAATTATTAGAATCAATCCATATGGCGTTAGAGCGATTTTTATTGACAGAATGTGATAAAGATAATTTTGAAGATGTTGAAAGAATTATGAAACATATCTTAGGTAACTCTAAATCTGCATCATTAACTGCAGTTGTAAATAGTATTACTTTAGCATTTCCAGATAAATTTTTTGATATTGCTCTAATTTTATTTAAAACAATTGAACTGTTTATCTATGATACTAACAGATTATTAAGGGAAAGAGAAACCAAAACTCTTTATGGATTAGCATCCAATATAACAGAAAAATATATGATTAATGAAAGATTAAGCACCATTAATCAAAAATTTAGAAAAAACAATTTAGAATCATTGCTGCTAAGATACCAATATTTCAGTGAAGAAGAAATAGATGATGAAACATTTAAACAAAGATTGTATTCTATTCAAAGTGTAATTGACCAACATAAAAAAGAACTTAAATCTAAAAAATTAACCAAAGATGAAATGGATAATTATAGGATATTATTATCAAGAAATGACCGTAGAAACTTATCACTGAAAACAGAAGAAAAAGATAATCAGATTTTAATAACATTTGAGAATAATAATCTTGACGAAGATTTAAAAGAAATATCTGATAATTCATCCAAAGCATTTGAAAATTATTTCAGATATGTAGATTTAAGTTTATGGGCCAATGCTAAATTAAAACATGAAAAACTTGATGAAAAGCAAATAAAATATGAAAATGACTTGAAATTGGTGCTGGATAAATTTAAAGGATTAATTGATGATTTAAATAATAATAAATGTTATTATGAGCCTAGCAATACTCCATTATTAATTGCTTCATGTTTACTTACATTCTATTCTGAGCAGTTGAATAGTGATGATGAAGAACTATGTGAAGAAGTTATATTGGCTAATATTTATGAATTATTATTTAATGAAGAATATTTCTATCAAATTTCCCATGAATTAAATACAGGAATTAATGTAATGTCCATCATGTTTGACATGTTTCCAGAAGATTTAGAACTTTTCATGATTATATTATTATTAATATTGTTTAATGATGAAATAGTTTATGGAACTAATCATTATTGTGATTTTGCAATAATTACATTAAGAAAATTATATAAAATTCATCCAAATTATGTTAATGACATTTTATGCTGTTATTCCATTTACAAACAAAAATTTGATGACATTTATATTCCAATTTTAAAAGAAAATAGAGATTATCAAATTCATAATCCATTTGCATTAGCTATTAAAAAATTTTTAGAAAAATATGAAAATGAACTGGAAGATATTTTAAAATTTAATTCTATTAAAATTGAAAATTTAGATTTAAAACCAATGAATATTATATTTCAAGTAATCCCTATTGAAATTACCTTAGATTTACATTATGAATTTATTAAAGACATATTACCAATATTTTCAAAAGAATTGTTTGATAATGACTCTTCATTAAATGATTCCGAACATTTTATTCCAAGATATTTCTTTTTAAATAAACTTTCATTAATTATTTTAGAAAATAAGAAATATTTAAATGAATTTATTTCACCATTTTTAGATAATTTTTTAATGAATGATGGAACTGTTGAATTACTTGACGCATTTTGTAGAAATGTTAATGAAAACACATTTAATGAATTTTGGGATATTTGGTGGATGTTTTTAGATAAAATCAAAGAAAAACATGCAACCTGCAGAGAATATAATCTAGAAAAAGTTTTTAAAAAATTCATTCTTAATTACCAATATAAAATTGATGATGAATTAACTCATGAGGTTAACGAATTAGAAAAGCAATTTTATGGAATTCTATGTAAAGAGTTTAGCAAATACGAAATTGTTTTAGATTTGATTTCAAAAATAGTAATAAAAGACAAATTTATTTTATCAGGACTTAATTGGTTATATAATCTATTGAATGAAAATAATTTTGAATCAATCAAAAAATCTACAGTAACTAATTTAGATAATTATATTCATCAGTATATCCTAAAAAATGTAGAAAAGATAAAAATAAATGTTCAAATTCAGAATAAGCTTTCAATAATTATTAATCTCTTGATAAGTAATAATTCCAGCAATGCTTATAGATTTAATAAATGGTTACTTTCAATAAAATAA
- a CDS encoding HIRAN domain-containing protein gives MGICPNCGSWVDEGDICHGCGASGSYITSEDEDETYNPPVESRADRLGKQAWDLYLDENYDDAIYKINQALDFDDRHVENWNKKAIILEGLKMYATSENCYNKSLELSKRNMVYDNKARMLFRWAHKLLEESKDIPDGSNKLEEAKQKCIKAMKALPGENSEEDINQYLRLWDSINFYIGYERKFKRNIETLKKYDKSELFTITGINYYKNDVQFNPGLPLKLVKEPDNEFDKDAIAVYVEDKKIGYVANSDYTKYKLTSSASELQNKIPDIAKGSYLFYLERYVEIQFPIGRIIK, from the coding sequence ATGGGGATTTGTCCGAATTGTGGAAGTTGGGTTGATGAAGGAGACATATGTCATGGCTGTGGTGCCAGTGGTAGTTACATTACTTCAGAAGATGAAGATGAAACATATAATCCTCCTGTTGAAAGCAGGGCAGACAGATTAGGTAAACAAGCATGGGATTTATATCTTGATGAAAACTATGATGATGCAATTTACAAAATCAATCAGGCATTAGATTTTGATGATAGACATGTTGAAAACTGGAATAAGAAAGCTATTATTCTTGAAGGCTTGAAAATGTATGCAACATCAGAAAATTGCTACAATAAATCACTGGAATTATCCAAAAGAAATATGGTTTATGACAACAAGGCAAGAATGTTATTTAGATGGGCACATAAATTACTTGAAGAGTCAAAAGATATTCCCGACGGATCCAATAAACTTGAAGAAGCAAAACAAAAATGCATTAAAGCAATGAAAGCACTTCCCGGAGAAAATAGTGAAGAAGATATTAATCAATATCTACGATTATGGGACTCAATAAATTTCTATATTGGCTATGAAAGAAAATTCAAAAGAAACATTGAAACATTAAAAAAATATGATAAATCAGAACTATTTACAATAACTGGAATAAACTATTATAAAAATGATGTGCAATTTAATCCAGGTTTACCTTTGAAACTTGTCAAGGAACCTGATAATGAATTTGATAAGGATGCAATTGCAGTATATGTTGAAGATAAAAAAATAGGGTATGTTGCAAACAGTGATTATACTAAATATAAATTAACTTCATCTGCATCAGAACTGCAGAATAAAATTCCGGATATTGCTAAAGGAAGCTATTTATTTTATTTAGAAAGATATGTGGAAATACAGTTTCCTATTGGAAGAATAATTAAATGA
- a CDS encoding DNA cytosine methyltransferase — MKKAYKILQTHENQIINFKDYGANSSRTRSVTIGVRRDLIDKVHPLDLFPDKEEPKTLIEVIGNLFSLNEMGEIDPSDIYHHFKPYREDMRAWIHDISEGESAFDNEDINKRPHKIVDGEIVVHNNKHGDKYTRQCWDKVGPCVHTYMANLASQNTVHPVDDRAFSIRELLLMNIPNNFKWSEISEEELNNLPLEEKQQFLKENEANIRECIGEAVPTIIMQKIAKNIKEVLITGKKSQKKRTNTFNLMD; from the coding sequence TTGAAAAAAGCCTATAAAATTTTACAGACTCATGAAAATCAAATAATAAATTTCAAGGATTATGGAGCGAACAGCAGTCGTACCCGTTCAGTTACAATTGGCGTTAGAAGAGATTTAATTGATAAAGTACATCCTTTAGATTTATTTCCAGATAAAGAAGAACCCAAAACTCTTATTGAAGTCATTGGTAATTTATTTAGTCTGAATGAAATGGGAGAAATTGATCCTTCTGACATATATCATCATTTTAAGCCCTATAGAGAAGATATGAGAGCATGGATTCATGATATTTCCGAAGGTGAATCTGCATTTGATAATGAAGACATTAATAAAAGACCCCATAAAATTGTTGATGGAGAAATTGTTGTTCATAATAACAAACATGGTGATAAATATACAAGACAATGTTGGGATAAAGTTGGTCCTTGTGTGCATACTTATATGGCTAATCTAGCGAGTCAAAATACAGTCCATCCAGTTGATGATAGAGCATTTTCAATACGTGAATTATTATTAATGAATATTCCTAATAATTTTAAATGGTCTGAAATAAGTGAAGAAGAATTAAATAATTTACCATTAGAAGAAAAACAACAATTTTTAAAGGAAAATGAAGCAAATATAAGAGAATGTATTGGGGAAGCTGTTCCAACTATAATAATGCAAAAAATTGCAAAGAATATTAAAGAAGTATTGATAACTGGAAAAAAATCTCAAAAAAAAAGGACAAACACGTTTAATCTAATGGACTAA
- a CDS encoding SseB family protein: protein MEFLDEIIDLLNSGEFQKIIDSIGDFLDENPAYKTIDYHHFANPLEEMLFDNYLGNFESIKTLDLDKPLEDIYTIYSIAYMNLGQINEAEKYLKIANQINPVSAPILIRLCEFYQSKHEEEKLKDLCCDIFKYTYDVDILTSSYFKLADYLYHTKQNMELYNHLSNFFVFLKFDEEQKPVKEDIIYFRQNNIQVGVNPKIIQLLMYLIALYSQNNMLSSSGYFKNILDEVSKFNNYLNHLVDDEIDEQNVVELKNETGVDNSRLEELTKEEITPIMQIEFLNMLKESRLYMPVSYSENMFEGIESAKVGDVIGPTVQIGFNIEFLTDDKGNKAVPLFTSDEMMEAADFRSSTYVLYMGDLADMLKQTDRYSLIAINPFTDYNINVPMETFLSLFNDENEVTDIRNDEIRELLRQDSLSEDKLNEFGEKLLTSIMITGCVDADGTNFVLIWDDDNKPHLPLFTDIDEFKKIFNNYERDIYPQAYQFKDLVNVANENIVINPASESIILNPEMFKN, encoded by the coding sequence ATGGAATTTTTAGATGAAATAATAGATTTATTAAATTCGGGTGAATTTCAAAAAATAATAGATAGTATTGGTGATTTTTTAGATGAAAATCCAGCATATAAAACTATAGATTATCATCATTTTGCAAATCCTCTTGAAGAAATGTTATTTGATAATTATCTTGGAAATTTTGAATCAATTAAAACACTGGACTTAGATAAACCATTAGAAGATATTTATACTATATATTCAATAGCATATATGAATTTGGGACAAATAAATGAAGCAGAAAAGTATTTAAAAATAGCTAATCAAATTAATCCAGTATCTGCCCCAATATTAATTAGACTATGTGAATTCTATCAATCCAAACATGAAGAAGAAAAGTTAAAAGATTTATGCTGTGATATTTTCAAATATACTTATGATGTTGACATATTAACTTCAAGTTATTTCAAGCTTGCAGATTATTTATATCACACAAAGCAGAATATGGAATTATATAATCATCTGTCTAATTTCTTCGTATTCTTAAAATTTGATGAAGAACAAAAACCAGTTAAAGAGGATATTATATACTTTAGACAAAATAATATTCAAGTTGGTGTTAATCCTAAAATAATTCAACTATTAATGTATTTAATAGCACTTTACAGCCAAAATAATATGTTAAGCAGTTCAGGATACTTTAAAAATATTTTAGATGAAGTTTCTAAATTTAATAATTATTTAAATCATCTTGTTGATGATGAAATAGATGAACAAAATGTGGTTGAATTAAAAAATGAAACGGGGGTTGATAATTCACGATTAGAGGAATTAACAAAAGAAGAAATAACTCCAATAATGCAAATTGAATTTTTAAACATGTTAAAAGAGTCCAGATTATATATGCCAGTTAGTTATAGTGAAAATATGTTTGAGGGTATTGAAAGTGCAAAAGTAGGGGATGTGATTGGACCTACTGTCCAAATTGGGTTTAATATTGAATTTTTAACTGATGATAAAGGAAATAAAGCAGTTCCTTTATTTACTAGTGATGAAATGATGGAAGCTGCAGATTTTAGAAGTTCAACATATGTATTATATATGGGTGATTTGGCAGATATGTTAAAACAAACTGATAGATATTCTTTAATTGCAATTAATCCATTTACAGATTATAATATTAATGTGCCTATGGAAACTTTTTTAAGTTTATTTAATGACGAAAATGAAGTTACTGATATAAGAAATGATGAAATAAGAGAATTGTTACGTCAAGATTCTTTATCAGAAGACAAATTAAATGAATTTGGTGAAAAATTATTAACTTCAATAATGATTACTGGTTGTGTTGATGCTGATGGTACAAATTTTGTTTTAATATGGGATGACGATAATAAACCGCATTTGCCTTTATTCACAGACATTGATGAGTTTAAAAAGATTTTTAATAATTATGAAAGAGATATTTATCCCCAAGCATATCAATTTAAAGACCTGGTAAATGTTGCAAATGAAAATATTGTAATAAATCCCGCATCCGAATCAATAATATTGAATCCAGAAATGTTTAAAAACTAA
- a CDS encoding DNA-directed DNA polymerase has translation MGFTEIEIFDYIKIDKHKRISDVALKNKNDIVDVANNNFIKDYLISEIIIKIAPLLDFHIKNFPEELWKDIEFIFEYDSTYENNLYSLKELIVSKLRKCYDYLGLKYSFYVILKPVDYLKTTSNIDFDKKINYFLDLNEKNKKELMLKSWKENKYEYLEFKDFCYKTNQLSEYYTNYTYKPHAKYILSKSYEVDQSELRIYINLSDNKYNIVEYDDATHVLVQKFDDVMELTFQEIYVLKK, from the coding sequence ATGGGATTCACTGAAATCGAAATTTTTGACTATATTAAAATCGACAAACATAAAAGAATATCTGATGTCGCTTTAAAAAATAAAAATGACATTGTTGATGTTGCAAATAATAATTTTATCAAAGATTACCTCATATCTGAAATTATTATCAAAATTGCTCCATTACTTGATTTTCATATAAAAAATTTTCCAGAAGAATTGTGGAAAGATATAGAATTCATATTTGAATATGATTCAACTTATGAAAATAATCTGTACAGTTTAAAAGAATTAATAGTTTCCAAATTAAGAAAATGTTATGATTATTTAGGTTTGAAATATAGCTTTTATGTTATTTTAAAACCAGTAGACTATTTAAAAACTACTTCAAATATTGATTTTGATAAAAAAATAAATTATTTCCTTGATTTGAATGAAAAAAATAAAAAAGAATTAATGTTAAAATCATGGAAAGAAAATAAGTATGAATATCTTGAATTTAAAGATTTTTGCTATAAAACAAACCAATTAAGTGAATATTATACTAATTACACATATAAACCTCATGCAAAGTATATTTTATCAAAGTCTTACGAAGTGGATCAATCTGAATTAAGAATTTACATTAATCTTTCAGACAATAAGTATAATATTGTGGAATATGATGATGCTACACATGTTTTAGTTCAAAAATTTGATGATGTGATGGAGTTGACTTTTCAAGAAATTTATGTTTTAAAAAAATAA
- a CDS encoding ATP-binding protein: protein MFKVFISSNQTEFEKERQFIKKEFEADYFLKSFFKVFLFEDSPSFGLSPETTYFEEVRKSDVYIGLIGSDYGTIKDNGLSPTEEEYDEFHASNPDSFFYIQNVDKRDAESERFILKIQPDNKYSFFDTNQDLIDEIKKSLVKYIERGQKDNDNFDKKLILNSSIDDVDDEAYGLFFDLLKDDDSFTKLKDIDNKAYLLERIGAGEIVNGVFHLNIAGALFFAEDVNKFLSHEIKMVRFKGITKFDAIDRLNFKGSLLMGIKEFERFFKKNTNSGFIIDGMNRINIDEYPIKAIREGFINALAHRNYERSSSFIEFYIFDDRIEIINPGKLKYPLTIEDIKNDEGIGHRNERICDILYKTNYMEHIGRGISQMIDEMKNSGLEEPEFSEGNDSFKVMFKGNGGKISHYENNENVINLKDLGLNQRQIVILTEIINNNVSMTYDDHIKMFNTSKPTAERDFRKLAKLNLVKKSIVNRKVQFSSPDY from the coding sequence ATGTTTAAAGTTTTTATTAGTAGTAATCAGACAGAATTTGAAAAAGAACGCCAATTCATCAAGAAAGAATTTGAAGCAGATTATTTTTTAAAATCATTTTTCAAAGTTTTCCTTTTTGAAGATTCACCCTCTTTTGGATTGTCTCCTGAGACAACATACTTTGAAGAAGTTAGAAAATCAGATGTTTACATTGGTTTGATTGGATCGGACTATGGAACCATTAAAGATAATGGATTATCTCCAACTGAAGAGGAATATGATGAATTTCATGCATCTAATCCTGATTCATTTTTCTATATCCAAAATGTTGATAAAAGAGATGCTGAAAGTGAAAGGTTCATCTTAAAAATCCAGCCGGATAATAAATACTCTTTTTTTGACACCAATCAAGATTTGATTGATGAAATCAAGAAAAGTCTGGTAAAATATATTGAAAGAGGACAAAAAGATAATGATAACTTCGACAAAAAGCTCATCTTAAACTCATCAATCGATGATGTTGACGATGAGGCATATGGATTGTTTTTTGATTTATTAAAAGATGATGATTCATTCACTAAACTAAAAGATATAGATAATAAAGCATATCTGTTGGAAAGGATAGGTGCAGGTGAAATAGTTAATGGTGTTTTTCATTTAAACATTGCTGGAGCATTATTCTTCGCAGAGGATGTCAACAAATTTTTATCTCATGAAATCAAGATGGTGAGATTTAAAGGAATCACTAAATTCGATGCAATCGATCGGTTAAATTTTAAAGGTTCGCTTCTAATGGGAATCAAAGAATTTGAAAGATTTTTTAAAAAAAATACAAATTCTGGTTTTATCATTGATGGAATGAATCGTATTAATATTGACGAATATCCAATAAAAGCAATTCGTGAAGGTTTCATCAATGCCCTTGCACACAGAAACTATGAAAGGTCATCAAGTTTTATAGAATTCTACATATTCGATGACCGCATTGAAATAATAAATCCCGGAAAGTTAAAATATCCATTAACTATTGAAGACATAAAAAATGATGAAGGAATTGGTCATAGAAATGAGAGAATATGTGACATATTATATAAGACTAATTATATGGAACATATTGGTAGAGGAATTTCTCAAATGATTGATGAGATGAAGAACTCTGGTTTGGAAGAACCAGAATTTAGTGAAGGAAATGATTCATTTAAAGTAATGTTTAAAGGAAATGGTGGAAAGATATCTCATTATGAAAATAATGAAAATGTTATTAATTTAAAAGATTTGGGATTAAATCAACGTCAAATTGTTATCTTAACTGAAATTATAAACAATAATGTTTCCATGACATATGATGATCATATTAAGATGTTCAATACATCAAAACCAACTGCTGAGAGAGATTTTAGAAAATTGGCTAAACTCAATCTGGTTAAAAAGAGTATAGTGAATAGGAAAGTTCAATTCTCATCACCAGATTATTAA